One region of Gossypium raimondii isolate GPD5lz chromosome 6, ASM2569854v1, whole genome shotgun sequence genomic DNA includes:
- the LOC105772387 gene encoding G-type lectin S-receptor-like serine/threonine-protein kinase At1g67520: MFSFRVVVLILGCLCLTEAERDTLNPGDKLSSNSSDNLVSPNGNVTLGFFRQEYGQTWNDKSFGYYLAMWYAQGTSYNHSIWLANRDDPIADDSGVLVLDDTGLKITRIGGNPIQLFSLQSTSITINTSDMKAVLQDSGNLVLQGTNEENGENVVLWQSFDYPTDSFLPGMKLGVSNERSFSLTSWLTGSIPASGSFTMEWDPARNRLVVWLRERILWTSGENFENFGTLDPVNMNYVFTNVSNPNEKYVYYTLIISQYTPEERRKNGRIVLQDDGDLLLGEIYTKNLLLCDGNSTENGCERWEGPKCRKKGDKYELRTIRPYHKDSLNDTLYGNNNLSLNDCKDICWEDCKCLGVAVQDLPCRFLLGYYYEGVSYGSSYAVINRNRPKSKTWIWILISIAMALMIIVLLSTLFYLRRRRQIRKEEEYLLDLMTSEDANDVSELQTGNNGRNLNIYTAALIMSATNGFSPDNLLGRGGFGPVFKGALDDGQEVAIKRLSSGSSQGLVEFKNELILIAKLQHTNLVRLLGFCVQGEDKMLVYEYMPNKSLDTFIFDDSKRKLLNWDKRFSIIEGIAQGLLYLHKYSRLRIIHRDLKLSNILLDENMNPKISDFGLARIYKTGEAGSNTNRIVGTYGYMSPEYAMEGIFSEKSDVYSFGVMVLEVVSGRKNSSHFEFDRPLNLVGYAWELWKHGGALELMDPTLSDSCFKQYQVLRCITLGLLCVEDNPLDRPTMSDVISVLNGEMQLALPKQPAFSTGRRIVETNIENKEVEIYSLNGLTMSTMDAR, translated from the exons ATGTTCAGTTTCCGAGTTGTGGTGCTTATCTTGGGATGCCTTTGCTTAACTGAAGCTGAAAGAGATACCCTAAACCCAGGTGATAAGCTGAGTTCCAATTCATCTGATAATCTTGTATCCCCAAATGGGAATGTCACCTTAGGCTTCTTCAGACAAGAGTACGGTCAGACTTGGAATGACAAAAGCTTTGGATATTATTTGGCTATGTGGTACGCCCAAGGCACGTCATACAACCATTCGATTTGGTTAGCTAACCGAGATGATCCCATCGCAGACGATTCGGGAGTTCTTGTCCTAGATGATACTGGACTGAAAATTACACGCATCGGTGGGAATCCTATCCAACTTTTCTCACTTCAATCTACCTCTATCACCATCAACACTTCCGATATGAAGGCGGTCTTACAAGATTCGGGGAATCTTGTTTTGCAAGGTACAAATGAGGAAAATGGGGAAAACGTAGTATTGTGGCAAAGCTTTGATTATCCAACTGATAGTTTTCTACCTGGGATGAAATTGGGGGTCAGCAATGAGAGAAGCTTCTCACTTACATCTTGGTTGACTGGTTCAATCCCCGCGTCTGGATCGTTTACAATGGAATGGGATCCTGCACGAAATCGATTAGTAGTTTGGCTTAGAGAGAGGATTTTGTGGACAAGtggtgaaaattttgaaaattttggcacCTTGGATCCAGTCAACATGAATTATGTTTTCACTAATGTTTCTAATCCAAATGAGAAGTACGTTTATTATACTCTTATAATTAGTCAATATACTCCGGAAGAGCGAAGGAAAAACGGTAGGATAGTGTTGCAGGACGATGGGGATTTACTACTTGGAGAAATCTATACAAAAAATTTACTACTCTGTGATGGTAATAGCACAGAGAATGGTTGCGAGAGATGGGAAGGACCAAAGTGCCGAAAGAAAGGTGATAAGTATGAATTAAGAACCATACGACCTTACCATAAAGATTCTTTAAACGACACATTATATGGAAACAACAATCTTTCCTTGAATGATTGTAAGGACATATGTTGGGAAGACTGCAAATGTTTGGGAGTTGCAGTGCAGGACCTTCCTTGTCGGTTTCTTTTAGGGTATTATTATGAAGGTGTGTCGTATGGATCTTCATATGCAGTAATAAATCGCAACCGTCCAA AGTCGAAAACTTGGATATGGATTTTAATCTCTATAGCAATGGCTCTAATGATCATAGTACTGCTTTCCACTCTGTTTTATTTGAGAAGGCGAAGGCAAATTAGAAAGGAAG AAGAGTACCTACTTGACTTAATGACTTCAGAAGATGCAAATGACGTATCAGAGCTTCAAACTGGAAACAATGGTCGTAATCTAAACATATATACAGCAGCCTTAATAATGTCCGCTACAAATGGCTTCTCACCAGATAATTTGCTTGGAAGAGGTGGCTTTGGACCCGTTTTCAAG GGAGCATTGGATGATGGACAAGAAGTTGCAATAAAGAGATTATCAAGCGGATCAAGCCAAGGGCTAGTGGAGTTCAAAAATGAGCTTATACTTATAGCCAAACTGCAACACACAAACCTTGTGCGGCTCTTAGGCTTTTGCGTTCAAGGAGAAGACAAAATGCTGGTCTATGAGTACATGCCTAATAAAAGCTTGGACACTTTTATCTTTG ATGACTCCAAAAGGAAGCTATTAAATTGGGATAAGCGTTTTAGCATTATTGAAGGGATAGCTCAAGGGCTACTTTATCTTCATAAATACTCTAGATTGAGAATCATTCACAGAGATTTGAAGTTGAGTAACATATTGCTTGACGAAAACATGAACCCCAAGATATCAGATTTTGGGTTGGCCAGGATATACAAAACCGGTGAAGCTGGATCAAATACGAACCGGATTGTCGGCACATA TGGTTACATGTCTCCAGAATATGCAATGGAAGGAATATTCTCTGAAAAATCTGATGTATACAGTTTCGGAGTTATGGTTTTGGAAGTTGTCAGTGGTCGGAAAAATAGCAgccattttgagtttgatcGTCCACTTAACCTGGTTGGATAC GCATGGGAACTATGGAAACATGGTGGAGCATTAGAATTAATGGATCCAACTTTAAGTGATTCATGTTTTAAACAATACCAAGTTTTAAGATGCATTACATTGGGTCTGCTATGCGTGGAAGATAATCCGTTAGATAGGCCAACGATGTCTGATGTTATCTCTGTGCTAAACGGAGAGATGCAATTGGCATTGCCAAAACAGCCTGCATTTTCCACTGGAAGAAGGATTGTAGAAACAAATATAGAGAACAAAGAGGTGGAAATTTACTCATTGAACGGCCTAACCATGTCTACCATGGATGCAAGATGA